A genomic segment from Desulfatirhabdium butyrativorans DSM 18734 encodes:
- the leuS gene encoding leucine--tRNA ligase yields the protein MKEKFDPKSIECKWQQSWEASGLFAVQENPAKPKYYLLEMFPYPSGKIHMGHVRNYTIGDVVARYKRMKGFNVLHPMGWDAFGMPAENAAISNNTHPARWTYENIDYMKRQLKRMGFSYDWDREVATCRPEYYRWEQWLFLKMYEKGMAYRKESYVNWCETCQTVLANEQVEAGACWRCGQAVRQKKLSQWFFRITDYAEDLLVHCDRLPGWPEKVVTMQKNWIGQSHGAEIHFQIEQSGEDIVVFTTRPDTIFGATFMCLAPEHPLVQRLARGTGQEAAVADFVERIALQERSARGLERYEKEGVFIGAFCINPMSGRKMPIYTANFALMEYGTGAVMSVPAHDQRDFDFARKYGLEIVVVVQPQGAMFDPATMAEAYAGEGTMVNSGEFNGMANTEAIKAITDRLESRKLGKRTISYRLRDWGISRQRYWGAPIPMIHCPQCGIVPAPESDLPILLPEDADLLEGGRSPLPQHPYFARVTCPACGRADARRETDTMDTFVESSWYFERYCSPHYEKGMFDQRAVAYWMPVDQYIGGVEHAILHLLYSRYYTRVLNDIGLVPYREPFTRLLTQGMVCKETLQCAEHGFLYPEEVTETQPRKCKRCGREVEVGRVEKMSKSKKNVVDPNALLDAYGADTTRLFCLFASPPEKSLEWSEQGVDGAFRFLSRVWRLCWLWMDAIRDVPASSGPMDRLSLEIKPVYQKIHFTIQKVTNDIEDRFHFNTAISAVMELVNQLYGVAPEPITPEKASVMRLAIETVVLLLSPIVPHLCEEIWHDLGNSESVLLAAWPGFDEAALKKDQHLIVLQVNGKLRSRMTVDDDTDETAIKRMALGDEKVQKFIEGKAVRQIVVVKNKLVNIVV from the coding sequence ATGAAAGAAAAATTCGATCCAAAATCCATTGAATGCAAATGGCAGCAGAGCTGGGAAGCTTCCGGGCTGTTCGCCGTTCAGGAAAATCCCGCCAAACCCAAGTATTATCTGCTCGAAATGTTCCCCTACCCATCCGGAAAAATCCACATGGGTCATGTGCGCAATTATACGATCGGGGATGTCGTCGCCCGGTACAAGCGGATGAAGGGGTTCAATGTATTGCATCCCATGGGCTGGGACGCATTCGGGATGCCCGCCGAAAACGCCGCCATTTCGAACAACACCCATCCGGCCCGCTGGACCTACGAAAACATCGATTACATGAAGCGCCAGTTGAAGCGAATGGGCTTTTCCTACGACTGGGATCGGGAAGTGGCCACGTGCAGACCCGAATATTATCGCTGGGAGCAGTGGCTCTTCTTGAAAATGTATGAGAAAGGCATGGCTTATCGAAAGGAAAGCTATGTCAATTGGTGCGAAACCTGCCAGACGGTTCTGGCAAACGAGCAGGTAGAAGCCGGCGCCTGCTGGCGCTGCGGCCAGGCAGTCCGCCAGAAGAAATTGTCGCAGTGGTTTTTCCGGATTACGGACTATGCCGAGGATTTGCTGGTTCATTGCGACCGGTTGCCCGGATGGCCGGAAAAAGTCGTGACCATGCAGAAAAACTGGATCGGCCAGAGCCATGGCGCAGAGATTCATTTTCAGATCGAACAATCCGGGGAGGATATCGTTGTCTTTACCACCCGGCCCGATACCATTTTCGGGGCAACCTTCATGTGCCTGGCGCCCGAGCATCCCCTGGTGCAGCGGCTTGCGCGGGGAACCGGCCAGGAAGCAGCAGTGGCGGACTTTGTCGAGCGGATCGCCCTGCAGGAACGAAGCGCCCGGGGGCTGGAACGGTACGAAAAGGAAGGGGTCTTTATCGGCGCCTTCTGCATCAATCCCATGAGCGGGCGAAAAATGCCCATTTATACGGCGAATTTCGCCCTGATGGAATATGGAACCGGTGCTGTCATGTCGGTGCCTGCCCATGACCAGCGGGATTTTGATTTTGCCAGAAAATATGGGCTGGAAATCGTTGTGGTCGTGCAGCCGCAGGGCGCGATGTTCGACCCGGCCACCATGGCCGAGGCGTATGCCGGAGAAGGGACGATGGTGAATTCCGGGGAATTCAACGGGATGGCCAACACCGAGGCCATAAAGGCCATCACGGATCGACTCGAATCCAGAAAACTCGGCAAGCGCACCATATCCTACCGTTTACGGGACTGGGGCATTTCCCGGCAGCGCTATTGGGGTGCGCCGATCCCCATGATTCATTGCCCCCAATGCGGCATCGTGCCGGCTCCCGAATCCGATCTACCGATTCTTTTGCCCGAAGACGCCGATCTGCTCGAAGGCGGCCGCTCCCCCTTGCCCCAGCACCCCTACTTTGCCCGGGTTACCTGCCCGGCCTGCGGCAGAGCCGATGCCCGGCGTGAAACCGACACGATGGATACGTTCGTGGAATCCTCCTGGTATTTCGAGCGCTATTGCAGTCCCCATTACGAGAAGGGCATGTTCGATCAGAGGGCGGTTGCCTACTGGATGCCTGTGGATCAGTACATCGGGGGTGTGGAGCACGCCATTTTGCATCTTCTCTATTCCCGCTACTATACCCGCGTGCTCAACGACATCGGCCTTGTTCCCTACCGGGAGCCATTTACGAGACTGCTCACCCAGGGCATGGTCTGCAAGGAAACCCTGCAATGTGCCGAGCACGGCTTTCTCTATCCCGAAGAGGTGACGGAAACCCAGCCCCGCAAATGCAAACGATGCGGCCGGGAAGTCGAAGTGGGCCGCGTGGAGAAGATGTCCAAGTCCAAGAAGAACGTGGTCGATCCCAATGCGCTTCTGGATGCCTACGGCGCGGATACCACCCGGTTGTTCTGCCTGTTCGCTTCTCCTCCTGAAAAAAGCCTCGAATGGAGCGAACAGGGGGTGGACGGCGCATTCCGATTCCTGTCCCGCGTATGGCGGCTCTGCTGGTTATGGATGGATGCGATTCGGGATGTGCCTGCATCCAGCGGTCCGATGGATCGCTTGTCTTTGGAAATCAAGCCGGTGTACCAGAAAATTCATTTCACCATCCAGAAGGTGACCAATGACATTGAAGACCGGTTTCACTTCAATACGGCCATCAGCGCCGTGATGGAGTTGGTGAATCAGCTCTATGGGGTTGCACCCGAGCCGATCACGCCCGAAAAGGCTTCCGTGATGCGCCTGGCCATCGAAACGGTCGTTCTGCTGCTTTCTCCCATCGTTCCCCATCTTTGTGAAGAAATCTGGCATGATCTCGGGAATTCCGAAAGCGTGCTGCTTGCGGCCTGGCCTGGCTTCGATGAGGCCGCTCTCAAAAAGGATCAGCATCTGATCGTCCTGCAGGTCAACGGAAAACTCAGAAGCCGCATGACGGTTGATGACGATACCGATGAGACAGCCATCAAGCGGATGGCCCTTGGAGATGAAAAAGTTCAGAAATTCATCGAAGGCAAAGCAGTTCGCCAGATCGTTGTGGTGAAAAACAAACTGGTCAATATCGTGGTTTGA
- the lptE gene encoding LPS assembly lipoprotein LptE, whose product MKAIVGINPTYKEETVIRRTYRLGLLLSVALMLSSCLYQFSGEGPLPAGVTKVYIDVFDNHSGETGIESVFTDDLIKEFILKRKSALSSSAESGAALKGSIDYIRDLTIAYKTQRASTQRRVIASVSIKLVDGGKVVWAVNGISANQAYSVADDKMATEQNKRDALKILSKRLAENIFNRLTDNF is encoded by the coding sequence ATGAAAGCGATAGTAGGGATCAATCCGACATACAAGGAGGAAACGGTGATCAGGCGGACATACCGGTTGGGGTTGCTGCTTTCGGTGGCGTTGATGCTGAGCTCTTGTCTCTATCAATTTTCCGGCGAAGGGCCTCTGCCTGCCGGCGTTACGAAGGTTTATATCGATGTTTTTGACAATCATTCGGGAGAGACGGGGATCGAGAGCGTTTTTACCGATGATCTGATCAAGGAATTCATCCTCAAGCGCAAGAGCGCCTTAAGCTCGTCTGCCGAGTCCGGTGCTGCGCTGAAGGGGAGCATTGATTACATCCGGGATTTGACCATTGCCTACAAAACCCAGAGAGCCTCCACCCAGCGCCGGGTGATTGCATCGGTTTCCATCAAGCTGGTGGACGGCGGCAAGGTGGTCTGGGCGGTAAACGGCATCAGTGCAAACCAGGCGTATTCCGTAGCGGACGACAAGATGGCTACGGAACAAAACAAGCGCGACGCGCTCAAGATACTTTCCAAACGATTGGCGGAGAACATTTTCAACCGCCTGACCGATAATTTTTAG
- a CDS encoding DUF362 domain-containing protein has translation MSETVYTQLAEHLDRLPAGYPKTESGVEIKILKKLFTPEEAHIATALTMMPEPVGAISARLGMEEAALSDKLFEMSRKGLIYRSSKGGAHQYMAAQFVIGIWEYHVKDLDEELIRLFNEYSPHLMKQTWMKVPTKQLRVIPIAKSVSAEMQIMPYDAAEAIVRKQSKIVVSPCICRTEHKMVGKGCDKPIEVCLSFGSGAFYYEENGLGRSITQDEAIRILELGQEAGLVLQPGNSQKPTNICLCCGCCCQILKNLKAMDEPARWVHSNFRAHVRQEDCTGCGTCVERCQMDAIRLEDTAEIQPERCIGCGLCVSTCPVDAITLQEKEPEAQWTPPANIVETYVNMAKERGLI, from the coding sequence ATGTCCGAAACCGTTTATACCCAATTGGCCGAACATCTCGATCGCCTCCCGGCCGGTTATCCCAAAACCGAGTCAGGCGTCGAAATCAAGATTCTGAAAAAGCTCTTCACCCCCGAAGAAGCCCATATCGCAACGGCGCTGACCATGATGCCGGAGCCGGTGGGGGCCATCTCAGCCCGACTCGGCATGGAAGAAGCGGCGCTTTCCGACAAACTCTTCGAAATGTCCAGGAAAGGCCTGATCTACCGATCCAGCAAGGGCGGTGCACACCAGTACATGGCCGCCCAATTCGTCATCGGCATCTGGGAGTATCATGTCAAGGATCTCGATGAAGAACTGATCCGCCTGTTCAACGAATACAGTCCGCATCTGATGAAACAGACATGGATGAAGGTGCCGACCAAGCAGCTCCGGGTCATCCCCATCGCGAAAAGCGTCTCCGCCGAAATGCAGATCATGCCCTACGATGCGGCCGAGGCCATCGTTCGCAAACAATCCAAAATCGTCGTTTCACCATGCATCTGCCGAACCGAGCACAAAATGGTCGGAAAAGGCTGCGACAAACCGATCGAGGTTTGCCTGTCCTTCGGAAGCGGAGCGTTTTACTACGAAGAAAACGGTCTCGGCCGCAGCATCACCCAGGATGAAGCCATCCGCATTCTGGAATTGGGTCAGGAAGCCGGCCTTGTCCTCCAACCCGGAAATTCACAAAAGCCCACCAACATCTGTCTGTGCTGCGGCTGTTGCTGCCAGATCCTGAAAAACCTCAAGGCCATGGATGAACCGGCCAGATGGGTACACAGCAATTTCCGGGCGCACGTCCGCCAGGAGGATTGCACGGGTTGCGGCACGTGTGTCGAACGATGTCAAATGGATGCGATCCGGCTGGAAGACACGGCCGAAATCCAGCCCGAGCGATGCATTGGCTGCGGCCTGTGCGTGAGCACCTGCCCGGTGGACGCCATCACCCTGCAGGAAAAAGAACCCGAAGCCCAATGGACCCCTCCGGCCAATATCGTGGAAACTTACGTGAACATGGCCAAGGAACGGGGCCTCATTTGA
- a CDS encoding acyl-CoA dehydrogenase: MNLLNPKTEAFAHLDAASRDIMKNTIAFFEQKGKAAVKHDDQERIWYADFLEFVKNNRVFAQLLTPSAYGDGQTRWDTCRNCDFNEILGFYGLPYWYTWQVTILGLGPIWMSTNEAIKRQTGRLLQDGGIFAFGLSEKEHGADLYSSEMTLTEIADGDFRADGGKYYIGNANKAALVSTFGKMADSDEYVFFAVRTDHPNYECVKNVVNSQNYVAEYALHSYPIREGDILSRGQDAWDSALNTINVGKFNLGWASIGICTHAFYEGIRHASRRRLYNRYVTDFPHVRMLLVDAYTRLLAMKLFATRASDYMRSASESDRRYLLYNPMVKMKVTTQGEEVINLIWDVIAAKGFEKDTYFEMAARDIRALPKLEGTVHVNMALIIKFMANYFFNPDTLPEIPRRDDPKNDDFLFRQGPTRGLGKIRFHDFHLAYERYDSPNLAIFKKQIETLRSFLMQATPDADQAKDIDFLLSLGELFTLVAYGQLILESTRIHGTSIDIIDQIFDFMVRDFSKFALQIYSKPSSTETQMKLCLEMIQKPLTDPARFDRVWNGHVLALKDAYEMNP; the protein is encoded by the coding sequence ATGAACCTGCTCAATCCCAAGACAGAAGCGTTTGCCCATCTGGATGCCGCATCCAGAGACATCATGAAAAACACCATCGCCTTCTTCGAACAGAAAGGCAAGGCGGCCGTCAAGCACGACGATCAGGAAAGGATCTGGTACGCCGATTTTCTCGAATTCGTCAAGAACAACCGGGTGTTCGCCCAATTGCTGACGCCTTCGGCATACGGCGACGGCCAAACCCGCTGGGATACCTGCCGCAATTGCGATTTCAACGAAATCCTCGGGTTTTACGGCCTGCCCTACTGGTACACCTGGCAGGTGACCATCCTCGGGCTTGGCCCCATCTGGATGAGCACAAACGAAGCGATCAAACGGCAGACCGGCCGGTTGCTCCAGGATGGCGGCATCTTTGCCTTCGGCCTTTCCGAAAAGGAGCATGGCGCGGACCTTTATTCGAGCGAGATGACCCTGACGGAAATCGCAGATGGCGATTTCCGGGCGGATGGTGGAAAATATTACATCGGAAACGCCAACAAGGCAGCACTTGTATCGACCTTCGGCAAGATGGCCGATTCGGATGAGTATGTCTTTTTTGCGGTCCGGACCGACCATCCGAACTACGAATGCGTGAAAAACGTCGTCAATTCCCAGAATTATGTAGCGGAATACGCCCTGCACAGCTACCCGATCCGAGAAGGAGATATCCTCTCCAGGGGACAGGATGCCTGGGACAGCGCACTGAATACGATCAATGTCGGCAAGTTCAACCTGGGCTGGGCATCGATCGGCATCTGCACCCATGCCTTTTACGAAGGCATCCGGCATGCATCCCGGCGAAGGCTCTACAACCGATATGTCACGGATTTTCCGCATGTTCGCATGCTTCTGGTCGATGCCTATACAAGGCTTCTCGCCATGAAGCTCTTCGCCACACGAGCCTCCGATTACATGCGAAGCGCATCGGAATCCGATCGGCGGTATCTGCTCTACAACCCGATGGTCAAGATGAAGGTCACCACCCAGGGCGAGGAAGTCATCAACCTCATCTGGGACGTGATCGCAGCCAAAGGCTTTGAAAAGGACACGTATTTCGAAATGGCGGCCCGGGACATCCGCGCCCTTCCCAAGCTCGAAGGCACGGTCCATGTCAACATGGCGCTCATCATCAAGTTCATGGCCAATTACTTCTTCAATCCGGATACGTTACCGGAAATTCCGAGACGCGACGATCCGAAAAACGATGATTTCCTGTTCCGTCAGGGGCCGACCCGGGGGTTGGGTAAAATCCGGTTTCACGATTTCCATCTGGCCTACGAACGCTATGATTCACCGAACCTGGCCATTTTCAAGAAGCAGATCGAAACGCTCCGCTCATTCCTGATGCAGGCGACTCCCGATGCCGATCAGGCCAAGGACATCGACTTTCTGCTCAGCCTCGGCGAGCTCTTCACCCTGGTGGCCTATGGCCAGCTCATTCTCGAAAGCACCCGAATTCACGGAACATCCATTGATATCATCGACCAGATCTTCGACTTCATGGTGCGGGATTTTTCCAAGTTCGCCCTGCAGATCTACTCCAAGCCGAGCAGCACGGAAACCCAGATGAAACTCTGCCTCGAGATGATTCAAAAGCCGCTCACCGATCCGGCGCGCTTCGATCGCGTCTGGAACGGTCATGTCCTGGCGCTCAAGGACGCTTACGAGATGAATCCGTAA